One Glycine max cultivar Williams 82 chromosome 6, Glycine_max_v4.0, whole genome shotgun sequence DNA segment encodes these proteins:
- the LOC100798895 gene encoding uncharacterized protein isoform X1, whose translation MEEESKSKWEGKAMVEVVGTGAEVAWAVLEDFCNIHKWISLDTCYQVDGILGQPGLIRYCASTVEEGVGAEKTTTIKWAKEKILAIDPVQRCLTYEVVENNMGFKSYVATLKVLPIEGDGCKIEWGFVSDPVEGWSCQGLKSYVESTLQSMAKKIEFAYSTH comes from the coding sequence ATGGAAGAGGAATCTAAGTCAAAGTGGGAAGGTAAAGCCATGGTTGAGGTAGTAGGCACAGGCGCAGAAGTAGCATGGGCTGTGTTAGAGGATTTCTGCAACATACACAAGTGGATCTCCTTAGACACATGCTACCAAGTAGATGGGATTCTAGGGCAACCTGGCCTAATCCGTTACTGTGCTTCCACCGTTGAAGAAGGTGTTGGTGCTGAGAAGACAACAACAATCAAGTGGGCCAAAGAGAAGATACTCGCGATTGATCCTGTCCAACGTTGTTTGACCTATGAAGTTGTTGAAAACAACATGGGATTTAAGTCCTATGTGGCCACTCTCAAAGTGCTGCCAATTGAAGGAGATGGGTGCAAGATAGAGTGGGGGTTTGTCAGTGATCCAGTTGAAGGGTGGAGTTGTCAAGGTTTGAAGTCATATGTTGAGTCTACTCTCCAGTCCATGGCCAAGAAGATTGAGTTTGCGTATAGCACACATTAG